Proteins from one Phaenicophaeus curvirostris isolate KB17595 chromosome 16, BPBGC_Pcur_1.0, whole genome shotgun sequence genomic window:
- the ATP5MF gene encoding ATP synthase subunit f, mitochondrial encodes MAQTPVPLKDMKLLDVKLGQLPTWVAMRDFTPGGIVGAVRRGYDRYYNKYINVRKGGIGGISMVLAGYVLISYIWSYSHLKHDRRRKYH; translated from the exons ATGGCGCAGACGCCGG TTCCCCTCAAGGACATGAAGCTGCTGGACGTGAAGCTGGGCCAGCTGCCCACCTGGGTCGCCATGAGGGACTTCACCCCCGGCGGCATCGTGGGCGCGGTGCGCAGAG GTTATGACAGATACTACAATAAATACATCAATGTCAGGAAAGGAGGCATTGGTGGCATCTCCATGGTGCTTGCAGGTTATGTTCTTATCAGCTACATCTGGAGCTACAGTCACCTGA AGCATGACCGCCGCAGGAAGTACCACTGA